Within the Bos indicus x Bos taurus breed Angus x Brahman F1 hybrid chromosome 17, Bos_hybrid_MaternalHap_v2.0, whole genome shotgun sequence genome, the region CCAGGTCTGGAGCTCAGAGGAAGGGGTAGATGGGGGAGTACCACCTGGAAATCACCAGGTATGGATGGGGTTTAAAGCCAAGTGCACCAAGAAAGTCACCCAGGAAGTGACCATGGGGAGAGAAGACCCCAACCCGGGCCTGCTGTCACCGTCCGCTCTCACCTGCAGCCTTGGGGGATGTGGCGCTGGACTCCCGAGTGTCCCGGAGAGCTCTGGGGGAGCTGGCCCCGGGGGCCCCCACATCCTCCGGAGGGCAGCCAGGTGGCCGTGGTGCCCTGGCCGGGCAGCACAGAACCCGCTCTTCTTGGGCTGCTCCCAGGCCCCTGTGGGGCCACAGAGCATCCGGACCGGGAAGCGTCCCCCCCCAGGGGCCAAGGCCACGGGTCCCCTGGCAGTCGGAGGGCAAGCCCAAGTCGCTGTCCACATCCTCCGGAATGATGGGGACGCGCTGGCTCAGGTCCCGGGCCCCGGGGTGACAGCCGACCGGGGGCTCCTGGGCCAGCGTGTACTGCACGCGCACCGAGCAGTCCTCGGTGTAGCAGCCGCTGCCCCCGCGGCCGCGGGCCACCTGCTTCTCTTCATAGAAGCAGCAGGGCAGGCCCTCGTACTTCACCCCGTCCGTCCTGGGCAGATGGTCCGGGTGAAGGCCGTACAGGCCCTGGGAGCTCGCGGGCTGTGACTCCCCGCCCGGGGGGCCGCACCCCTCACAGGGCGGGGGACCCAGGTACAAGGCGCCGCCCCCGGCCGCCCCCGCGCTGGGCTCTGGGGCCGGGGCCCGGGGCTCGCAGCAGCAGGCGCACGACGGCCCCTCCCGGGCCCCCTTCCAGGTCCTCCTGAGGTCCGGGGCGGCGCTGGGAGAGGCCTCGAGCCCCCCTTGTGAGGTAGAGCTGTGGGGCCCCCGGGGCTCCAGGGAGGAGCTGCTGCTATAGTTCATCTCCAGGCTGCAGGTGGACAGCTGGTCCCCCGAGGCGGAGGCCGAAACCGAGGCTGGACCGGGCCAGGGCTCCCCCCGTGCGGCGCTGGGGCCACGGGCTGCTGCCGGGGGCTCTTCGGGGGCCGGGGAGCCATCGAGGCGCACCATGGGGCCCCGGCCTGAGCCCCCCACATCGCCAGCGCGACAGGGGCTGCGGCTGCGGTAGACGAAGGGGTCGTAGTCGCTGCTGAGCGAGCTGCGGAAGGTGGAGCAGCTGCCGTACACGCCCTGGTTGCTGACCTCCGTGCAGTCCACCACCGAGTCGCTGGACGAGCAGCGGCACTGGCCcgagctgccgctgctgctgctgctactactgctgtcGCTGCCCGGGCCGTCGGCCAGGTAGCCGCTGCACACCGAGCGGTGGCCGTGGTAGCAGCTGAAGCTGGACGCGCTGCCGCTCTCCAGGGGCGAGGCCGGGGCCGCGGGCGCGAAGAGcaggctgccgccgccgccgccgccacccggGGGGAAGGCCCGCGCCGGGCTCCCgggggccaggctggggggcGGCTGCCCCTCGGGCTCGGGGTAGCTGAGGCCCCGGAAGTAGTAGTGCTGGTACATGGTCTCATACTGCGAGAAGCACGCTGCCTTGGAGAAGCTGCGGCCGCCGAACTTGGGCCTGCGGAAGGGGGGCGCGGGCGAGTAGGGCCGGTGCTCCAGGCCACAGCGGTGCGCAGCCAGGCCGTGGTCCAGGTGGAGGGGCGGGTAGCCGCGGATGTAGGCGGGGGTCTGCGGCGAGAAGAGGCCTTGCTCCCCGCGCCGGTCCACGGTCAGCAGTGTGACCGGATTCCCGTGGGCGTCCATGCTGGTCCTCGTGGGGTAGGTGGGCACGGCGCCGGCCCTGTGCACGCGGCCCGGGTAGTGCACTGGCAGGATCACCCTCTGCTGCCGCCCGCGCGCCAGGCTACTGGTCTCCACGCACACGCCGCTCGGGTTTCCCTTTTGTTCTGGGGAGAAGCACAGGAAACTGGTCAGCAGGCGGAGTTAGAGGGGCAGACACCGGCAGACTGAAGCGGTTGGCACCGAGGGGTTCTGACCCATTCTAAGCTCCCACCAAACCCAGCCACGCGGGCAGAGGCCTCCTGCTTCTCCACTCTCAGGGTGGTCACTCCTATTAGGGTCCATCTCCCACATCCCAGCTGCTCTGAGTGACAAGAGCCTCCAGAGAGCAACCGAGACCGGAGAGGAAAGGCCCTGACCCTCTTGGAAAAGCAGCTATGGGGAGGGCACCCTGCCTTCTGGGCCCTCAGGCTCCCCCACAGTGACACAGCATCATGTCACCCCTCTTGTCCTGCTTAAGAGACTGTGGGCCCGAGGGCTGGAGAGGCCAGGGGCCTGGTCCAATGTCAGGAACCCAGTCGTGTCAAAGCCAGAGCTCAGACCCAGGCTGACCCTCCAGCAGACCTCCCCAGGCCCCCCGGTGCCTCCAGGTCCTGGCGGCAGTGCCTTGGTGGTCTGCCGGCTCACCAGCCGTGGTGCCCGTCCTGCTCCCACTAGGCACCTGGGAAAGACAGTGCCTCTTGGCAGGGACAGAGGCAGCGGAGCGTTACCTATGATGTTGTGTCGACAGTGGGGGCAGGTGTGGTGCTGCAGCAGCCAGGGGTCCACGCACTTCCTGTGAAAGCGGTGAGTGCAGGGGATGACCCGCAGTTCCTGGGGCAGGAGAGAAGACACAAGAGCCTGAACGTGGGCCCGGGCAGAGGGCGATCGCACATGCTTCTTTCTTCCTGTGGGGCCAGAGTGGACCAAGGAGCCCAGTGCACCGTGGCGGTGCCCAGAGGCTCTGCCAtccccatctttggctccaaCCATGGTGCTTGGTGTCAAGGGAGGAAGTAGGCTCCCTTCttgcctctggaggagggcactcaCATTTGGGCACTCACACAGGCCCGCCAGAGCTGTGTGCTCACACAGGCTGCTCAGCCTGGGGTGTGAGGGACAGCTAGGTGCGCTCCAAAACCTTTTGCATTTCTGGGATGGTGGCTGGCTCCGGATACCCAAAATGAGGTGGGTAGAAAGGACGATGCCTGGGATTCATGACTGACACGTGGGACAGCAAAGGGGTAAAGCTGTCCCACCTTTCCCTTCACTGCACCCTCAACATTCACCTGAGGGCACGTGGTCTGTAACAAAACTCCCAACATGGAGAGGAGGTGATGGGGTTCTGAGGCAGGCAGAAATGCCCCTAAAGTTCCTGCGCCCAGAGCACCCTCTGGACTTGCCACTTTTGATCTTCCATTCTCGGACCAGCTAGCCGTAGTCACATTCCAGCTAACCCCTAAGGCTGTGCCTGACCATGACCAGAGTCCTACCTAGATTTTCTCATGTGACCTTGGTGATTACTGGGAGTTCAGGCCAGTCTTGGGCTCGTGTCATaagcagaggcacagagagtaAAGTTACTCGCCCAAGATCGCAGAGCTAGAACCCTCCTGGGCCCAGATGAGAGCTCAAGCAGTCTGCAGGTAGAGACTGTGTGAGACCGTTCATTTGAAGGCCTCTGTAAAACCTTGTTTTTCATCCAACAGTCTACACAGTGGCAGGACACTTTCATCAAAGGGGCATCAAATGCCTGCAACtaattctgaagtggtttgccccCTTACTCCCTCAAATGTGTGTGTTTACGTGTGTTTCTGCACGGAAGGAAATGAAGCAGATGTAGGAAGTGACTCTCAGTGAATGATAACAGCGTTCACTGTATgcttcttgcaacttttctgaaagtttgaaattttcaaaaaaaaagctaGAAGGACAAAGGAGACATCACATCCTTtgtccttacttttttttttttccataccaacctggcttgtgagatcttaaatccccaaccagggatcgaacctgagcccctgGCAGaaaaagcgtggagtcctaaccactggaccaccaggggagtcccctccTTTGTCTCTTTATAAGAAAAATGGGTGTAAGTGTTCCACACAGCTTTCAGGAGAGGACTGTATGAAGCTGAGTCCCAGAGTTTTCAGATGAGCAATGCGAAAATTAAGTCTtgctgttgttctgtcactaagtcatgtctgactctttcctttctctcagagtttcctcaaactcatgtccactgagttggtgatgctatccaaccctctcctctgtcgcccccttctcctcctgccctcagtaagtgtaaattaattaatttaaatttaattaatttaagaaGCTCCCtaccccttgtggctcagcagtaaagaatctgcctgccaatgtaggagaccagggttcgatccctagatcaggaagatcccccaaagaaggaaatggcaacccactctaatattcttgtccaggaaatcccatggacagcagaggagcctggtgggctacagtccatggggttataaagagtcagacacgactgagtgactaacactttcactttcttcaaatgTAAATTAACTGTAAATATTCCTAAAACCAGAGTTACATAGATTACTGATCAACTTGTGTCCAGCCAGGTCCCCGGGAGAGAGTGTTTATGCATGTGGCCACCCCGTTCCGGGGGGGAAAGCAGTTGGAAGGTCTCAGGATGCCCCCAGGACACTTGGCAGGCTCAGCCCTTATCCCACAAGGCTGTGGGGAAGGCCCGTGGGGCCTGTCCTTCCCGGTCCCGTGCGCCCTCTGCGGGCCAGTCCCCCTCATCCCTGGCTCGTCCCCATGGGGCTGGGCCCCGCCCCCACCATTACCTCCCCGTCGATGTACTTCTCCAGGCAGATGGCACAGTCAGACGTGGAGCTGCTGCTGAGCGTGTCCAGGGCCCCGCAGCTCCCCTCCCGGCGTCCCTTGCTCTTGGAGTTGAACTTCCTGGTTTCCATCTTCTCCAGGGCCTGCACAGCCAGCCTATTCATGGAATTCTGTGCAGCAGAACGTGGCCCGTATGAGGGTCTGGGTTGTGTTAACAGCGGCGGTCACCCCCCGGGGGGCCACGGTCAGCCTAACGCTAGTCTCCATCCAGCCAGGACAGACTGCTGAGGAATCACTAAACATGGAGAGACCACGGCCCAAGAGCGCAGGTCTTCCAGACTCCCAAGTGTCCACCACATTGGCCTAAGCAGCAGAGCCGGCAGAGGTCTGCTTGAGTTATTTGGCCAAGTCTGCTCTGGGCTAAGGGCTCCTCCCTTCACTGAAGAACGTCCCGAGGGCCAGTGAATAACGTGTGGGGGTACTCTGCACTTGGCAGACTGGACGTGCTCGACAGACACCAGCTGCTGCTCTGTCACTGACGGCCCACCCGACCCTTTGGCGCTGTCTCTCTCTGGGGACATCACACTGCTACACCCCTGAGAGTCTGGACTCCTGAGTGTCCCTCCATTGCCCTCTGCCCCTAAACGGTTCCTTCCTGTAACCACGCAGTGCTGTGTCAGCCGGGGCACTAGcgtggctcctctgttcattgagAATCGCCTGGAGAGCTTGGTAGATGCAGATTCGGACGCAATAGGTCTGGGGTGAGGCCTGAGACTCTGCGAATCTcccaagctcccaggtgatgctgagccTGCTGGTCCCCTGATCATATCTGGGGAGCAAGACTCTCGGGCTCCATGTTAacattcaaacatttttttttggaaaaacctGTGGCTGGAAACAGCACCAGCGCTTGACCCTTGTATTGAGAGGACCGGCCTTTTTGGAACAGAAACAGCTCAGTGCTCTGAGCTCCGCTCTG harbors:
- the ZNRF3 gene encoding E3 ubiquitin-protein ligase ZNRF3 — its product is MRPRSGGRPGAPGRRRRRLRCRPRGPRGRRLPPPPPLPLLLGLLLAAAGPGTARAKETAFVEVVLFESSPSGDYTTYTTGLTGRFSRAGATLSAEGEIVQMHPLGLCNNNDEEDLYEYGWVGVVKLEQPELDPKPCLTVLGKAKRAVQRGATAVIFDVSENPEAIDQLNQGSEDPLKRPVVYVKGADAIKLMNIVNKQKVARARIQHRPPRQPTEYFDMGIFLAFFVVVSLVCLILLVKIKLKQRRSQNSMNRLAVQALEKMETRKFNSKSKGRREGSCGALDTLSSSSTSDCAICLEKYIDGEELRVIPCTHRFHRKCVDPWLLQHHTCPHCRHNIIEQKGNPSGVCVETSSLARGRQQRVILPVHYPGRVHRAGAVPTYPTRTSMDAHGNPVTLLTVDRRGEQGLFSPQTPAYIRGYPPLHLDHGLAAHRCGLEHRPYSPAPPFRRPKFGGRSFSKAACFSQYETMYQHYYFRGLSYPEPEGQPPPSLAPGSPARAFPPGGGGGGGSLLFAPAAPASPLESGSASSFSCYHGHRSVCSGYLADGPGSDSSSSSSSSGSSGQCRCSSSDSVVDCTEVSNQGVYGSCSTFRSSLSSDYDPFVYRSRSPCRAGDVGGSGRGPMVRLDGSPAPEEPPAAARGPSAARGEPWPGPASVSASASGDQLSTCSLEMNYSSSSSLEPRGPHSSTSQGGLEASPSAAPDLRRTWKGAREGPSCACCCEPRAPAPEPSAGAAGGGALYLGPPPCEGCGPPGGESQPASSQGLYGLHPDHLPRTDGVKYEGLPCCFYEEKQVARGRGGSGCYTEDCSVRVQYTLAQEPPVGCHPGARDLSQRVPIIPEDVDSDLGLPSDCQGTRGLGPWGGTLPGPDALWPHRGLGAAQEERVLCCPARAPRPPGCPPEDVGAPGASSPRALRDTRESSATSPKAAGLISRPVDSGSPGA